A window from Danio aesculapii chromosome 6, fDanAes4.1, whole genome shotgun sequence encodes these proteins:
- the osgn1 gene encoding oxidative stress induced growth inhibitor 1, giving the protein MELYNKDTFSDDILPVVIVGNGPSGICLSYLLSGYTPYLSPDGFHPNPILHNKLTKNPHLSLFDQDLEYLCEGVEGRSSNPVAVLFDALLLPDGDFGVDCASPLIWRHEPERATPHLVLGKGPPGGAWHAMEGSMLTLSLANWMELPGLKLKDWMRDKRRNLRNDRATPAEIASYYQHYVTKMGLEKSFACGTTVTSVSRVSLKSGRSIWKIQGLQRRANADEEHEVPFSVYAENVVLATGTHDIPARLGIDGENLPYVCHSFWELEAAISSGRLDRASEPVLIVGAGLTAADAVLAAHHLNTPVYHAFRRPVSDPALIFNQLPKLLYPEYHKVHQMMSQQQHKNGETVENLSNQLLSSPADGTNSYTCYPGYLSFPKHRVAAFKPDGKCVLEGEGGQQTVLQVSMALVLIGAHPNLSFLPEHGRDLALDSEEPISCRRNPMDVDPYTYESIKEGGLYAMGPLVGENFVRFLKGGALAIACDIARKQSTKRQSATENCITSLMNIQLTNCTLEA; this is encoded by the exons ATGGAGCTGTACAATAAAGACACCTTTTCCGACGATATCCTGCCTGTTGTCATAGTTG GTAATGGACCATCCGGGATTTGTCTTTCTTATTTGCTGTCGGGATACACCCCTTACCTTTCCCCTGATGGTTTCCATCCCAACCCGATTTTGCATAACAAACTGACAAAGAACCCTCATCTGTCTTTGTTTGACCAG GATCTGGAGTACTTGTGTGAGGGTGTTGAGGGCCGCTCATCCAACCCTGTGGCTGTGCTCTTCGATGCCCTCCTACTTCCAGATGGTGACTTTGGGGTGGATTGTGCTTCTCCGCTGATATGGCGACATGAGCCCGAAAGGGCCACACCCCACCTTGTACTTGGAAAAGGACCACCTGGAGGGGCCTGGCAT GCGATGGAAGGCTCAATGTTGACACTTAGTCTGGCTAACTGGATGGAGCTTCCTGGTTTGAAGCTGAAGGACTGGATGAGAGATAAACGAAG gaATTTACGTAATGACCGGGCTACGCCAGCTGAGATTGCGTCGTACTACCAGCACTACGTGACAAAAATGGGTCTGGAGAAGAGCTTCGCTTGTGGCACCACCGTAACTTCAGTCTCTCGAGTTTCCCTTAAATCCGGCCGTTCCATTTGGAAGATCCAAGGCCTCCAGAGAAGAGCAAATGCCGATGAGGAACATGAAGTCCCTTTCTCTGTGTACGCCGAGAACGTGGTGCTCGCAACAGGAACACATGACATTCCAGCCCGCCTTGGCATAGATGGTGAAAACCTTCCCTATGTGTGCCACAGCTTCTGGGAGCTGGAGGCTGCCATTTCTTCAGGCCGCTTGGACCGTGCTTCAGAGCCGGTTCTTATTGTCGGCGCTGGGTTAACTGCGGCAGATGCTGTTCTCGCAGCTCACCATTTAAACACACCGGTTTACCATGCCTTCAGGCGGCCGGTAAGCGATCCAGCGCTCATCTTCAACCAGCTACCCAAACTCCTCTACCCAGAGTACCacaaagtgcatcaaatgatgAGCCAACAGCAACACAAAAATGGAGAGACTGTAGAAAATCTGTCAAACCAACTGCTCTCTTCGCCTGCAGACGGCACCAATTCTTACACCTGCTACCCAGGTTACCTCAGTTTCCCAAAGCACCGAGTGGCAGCCTTCAAACCCGATGGCAAGTGTGTGCTAGAGGGCGAAGGAGGGCAGCAGACGGTGCTCCAAGTCTCAATGGCACTCGTTTTGATTGGTGCCCATCCAAACCTATCATTCCTTCCAGAACACGGTCGCGATTTGGCATTGGACTCTGAAGAGCCAATCAGCTGTCGGCGGAATCCGATGGATGTAGATCCGTACACGTATGAGAGCATAAAGGAGGGAGGGTTGTATGCTATGGGTCCATTAGTGGGTGAAAACTTTGTGCGCTTCCTGAAAGGTGGAGCTTTGGCCATTGCTTGTGACATTGCGCGGAAGCAAAGTACAAAACGACAAAGTGCGACAGAAAACTGCATCACCAGCTTGATGAACATTCAGCTGACCAACTGCACCTTGGAAGCATGA